Below is a window of Mucilaginibacter sp. PAMC 26640 DNA.
TTTCAGGGATTCGCCGTCCTCACCGTAATATACACCACCATCGGTTAGTACACCATCGCAATCAGTTATTAGTAGCTTAATGCGAACTGCTTTTTGTTGTAATAGGTCTTTCATGTTTTAGGGTTTTAAATAGCTGTCCATCCACCGTCAACCACCAGGTTGGCGCCGGTCATATAAGCCGATGCATCGCTGGCCAGGAATATTAAGGCGCCCTGGTAATCGTCAGCGGTAGCCATGCGGCCCAATAAAGTTTTTGATGAATAATTTTGAATGAAAAATTTGTCTTGGCCGTTTTCAACTCCTCCGGGTGACAACGTATTTACTCTGACACCTTTATTACCCCAATAAGCGGCCAGAAAACGGGTGAAATTGATCACTGCACCTTTAGTAACCGGGTAAGCGGCAGATTTATAAAAAGTCTGTTCGCCCTCAGCATTGCGGTAAATAGTTTGGTCGGGGCCAACTATGCCATAGGTTGATGCTACGTTGATAATGCTGCCGCGGCTTTGTTTGGCCATTTGTGCGCCAAAAACCTGCGCACATAAAAATACGCCGGTAACGTTAACATCCATTGAACGTTGAAAAGCTTCAAGCGGGTAGTTCTCAAATGCAGATAACTCTTTGGCCAATGCCGGGTTCTCGAACATGTCGTTAATGGCGGCATTGTTAACCAGGATGTCAATAGCTTGATATCGGCTCAGTATTATAGTCAATGCAGCCTTAACAGACGCTTTAACTGTCACGTCCAATAAAACACCTAAGTGTTTTGTGCCAAGCTGTTTAGCGTATTCCTGCGCTTTTTGCTCGTTGATATCTGCAACTACCACATTTGCTCCGGCCATTGCCAGCGCCTCGCAATGCTTGCGGCCGATAAGCCCCAGTGCCCCCGTTATAATGGCTGTTTTGCCTTTCAAGCTGAATAATTCCATTACATTACCGCCTTAGGCTTGATATTATAGTTGCTCACCTTTCGAAATACGGTTTCGAGTATTTCGCCCTTCAGATACGATTTAATATTACCGCCCAAAATGGCTTCTTTTAATATCGGCAACACATCGCGATAAGCAGATAAAGTGTAATTAATATCGTCCAGACTATGGCTAAAGCACACGTTATGAAAACCAGCCCAAAGGATGCCTCGTTTAATCATCTCCTGCTGCATCAGTGTTTTTAGTTCCAGGCCGTTACCTGCTTCAGGAGTAAAGGTCACCATGGTGCGGCAGTTGTAACCTACACAGCGGGTGTATTGATCCATACCCAGTTCTATTGCAATGCTGTTATAACCATCTTTTAAAAAAGCCCCTTTTTCATCAAGATATTTTGGAACATCACAATCAATCAGTTCATTTATTGTGGCGATACAAGCTGCCATAGAAAGCGCCTCACCACCAAAAGTTGTGTAACTAAATACCTCCGTATTAAATAGTTCCATTACATCGGCACGGCCTGTTAATAATGCCAAGGGCATTCCATTAGCGCATGCTTTTGAGTAAACAGCCAAGTCAGGCTTCACACCAAAGTATTCTTGGGCGCCACCAATAGCAATACGGAAACCGGTCCACATTTCGTCAAATATCAGTAGCGTACCGTTGGCCTTACATACATCGGCCAGTTCCTGCAGGTAGCCGGGTTTTGGTGTTTCAAAAATAAAGGGCTCAAGTATTAAAGCTGCAACAGTTTCATCAAGTGCGGCTTTCACTGCCTTAATATCATTGTACTCAAAAGTATAAGTCATCTCCTGAATTGCTTCAGGAATACCTGCGTTACGGCTGGTGATCCCGATGTACCAGTCATGCCAGCCATGATATCCGCAGCAAAAAACTTTATCGCGCTTAGTAAAAGCACGCGCAACCCTGATCGCCGCAGAGCAAACGTCGGCACCGGTTTTTGATATTTTTACAGCTTCGGCATTAGGAATAACCTTTTGTATCAACTCTGATAACTCCACCTCAAGGGGGTGCATTAGTGAAAAGGTGATACCGTTTGTTAATTGGGCTTTAATGGCCTCATCAACTGCGGGATAAGCGTATCCCAAAGACAGTGGCCCTATGGCCGCGTTAAAATCGATATATTCATTTCCGTCAACATCCCATACATG
It encodes the following:
- a CDS encoding short-chain dehydrogenase yields the protein MELFSLKGKTAIITGALGLIGRKHCEALAMAGANVVVADINEQKAQEYAKQLGTKHLGVLLDVTVKASVKAALTIILSRYQAIDILVNNAAINDMFENPALAKELSAFENYPLEAFQRSMDVNVTGVFLCAQVFGAQMAKQSRGSIINVASTYGIVGPDQTIYRNAEGEQTFYKSAAYPVTKGAVINFTRFLAAYWGNKGVRVNTLSPGGVENGQDKFFIQNYSSKTLLGRMATADDYQGALIFLASDASAYMTGANLVVDGGWTAI
- a CDS encoding aminotransferase class III; this translates as MANKVAFNENYPDISQSDILYQRALKVQKPVTQTLAKGPGQFTRGIAPKYLVKGTGSHVWDVDGNEYIDFNAAIGPLSLGYAYPAVDEAIKAQLTNGITFSLMHPLEVELSELIQKVIPNAEAVKISKTGADVCSAAIRVARAFTKRDKVFCCGYHGWHDWYIGITSRNAGIPEAIQEMTYTFEYNDIKAVKAALDETVAALILEPFIFETPKPGYLQELADVCKANGTLLIFDEMWTGFRIAIGGAQEYFGVKPDLAVYSKACANGMPLALLTGRADVMELFNTEVFSYTTFGGEALSMAACIATINELIDCDVPKYLDEKGAFLKDGYNSIAIELGMDQYTRCVGYNCRTMVTFTPEAGNGLELKTLMQQEMIKRGILWAGFHNVCFSHSLDDINYTLSAYRDVLPILKEAILGGNIKSYLKGEILETVFRKVSNYNIKPKAVM